TTCAAGGGCATTAACCCTGTGATGATTTGGTTTGGAATAGGGCTTCGATTTGTAGGATCACAGAGCTGAGGATTTGACCTTTCTATTGGAATTCTCGTAATGACTTAAAGGGTTGCTCATATTCTGGAGTTCTTTATCTTCTTCAAGACTTATGAATCTCAATGATCTGCACCTAACTTCATCTAATCTCTTGCATGGGGTCACCACGAGATCTTCGTAGAACGGTGAATCCTTCCTTAGACCCATTTGGAAAGCCTCTACATCAGTCGCCATGTCAATGTTAGGGATGCTTAGAGCTTCCCTGCCAAATCTGTTGAAAAAATCCCTAGGATCTTGAACCACCCGgtagagatcactagtgatcttctcAAAGGTTCTTCCACAAGAAAGTTGGTTATTGAAAATATTGACTAAGTGTGCAAATGAAATGATAGAATATGGAGGAACGTTTAGCATCCATTTAAGAGTTGATCCCGTGAGGGTTGAACCAAAGCCTTTGCATAGGAAAGCTTCCTTCAAGTGCACTAGGATGGGAATGACCTCCATCCTTTCTTGGTATTATGCTACATGCTCTTCAGGATCCGTAGTTCCATCGTAAGGCTTCATGCTAGGAGTCTATATGCGCTTAGGAAGTTCGGTATCGGCTATTGCAGGAGAAAATCTCGAGATCCTGTGACTTGTTGGAGATGCTTATGGTATGGGTTGAACTACCCCGGGTACGCTTGAGATCATCTGTCTCAACTGTTGAAGTTCCCTAGCCATGTTTGGACTTATTCATGCATTAACATTCATAGAGTTAGTATTGATAGTATTGTTGTTTAATAAGTTACTAGAATCAAGGTTTCTAGGAGTATTGAAAGGCTCATTGAGATCATTGATCATAGATGCTCGATTGTTCATAGTTGTCTCCCAGGGTGACGCAATAGGAGTTGTGTTCCCTTGTTGATTTCCTGAGGATCCCGCATTATCAACGTTCAGGATCCTTGGTTGTACAAATGTGGGCATCGTTTCTTGGGATTTCTGAAATTCCGCCTTCATCCTCTCCACTTCTCTAAGTGGTGTTCTATTGTCATCTTGCTGTTGAGTCATTTGTTGCATCATTTTCCTCATCATAGTGAAGAGTTCAGCATT
The genomic region above belongs to Lactuca sativa cultivar Salinas chromosome 4, Lsat_Salinas_v11, whole genome shotgun sequence and contains:
- the LOC111886189 gene encoding uncharacterized protein LOC111886189, producing MEVIPILVHLKEAFLCKGFGSTLTGSTLKWMLNVPPYSIISFAHLVNIFNNQLSCGRTFEKITSDLYRVVQDPRDFFNRFGREALSIPNIDMATDVEAFQMGLRKDSPFYEDLVVTPCKRLDEVRCRSLRFISLEEDKELQNMSNPLSHYENSNRKDLGDKERWSKKDNKFTSWKDKSKWCAHHEDSGNMTNDCIDLRKEISYLLGKGHLK